The Aurantiacibacter gangjinensis genome includes a region encoding these proteins:
- a CDS encoding 7-carboxy-7-deazaguanine synthase QueE, with protein MTLVLATDETGGPEIFASVQGEGPSAGMPVAFIRLSRCNLACVWCDTAYTWHFDGDERPHRSGETFDRKANQVTLQAADAAQRIAALGQNRLVITGGEPTMQAGKLAEMLEHLPDMRVEIETNGTVKPPARLDVRVDQYNVSPKLAHSGNPAELALKPDMLDHWASEPRAWFKFVIAAPGDVDEVLSLVERHAIPRDRVFLMPEGTDSATLRERMEWLVPLCLKHGFRLSDRAHIHLFGDTRGT; from the coding sequence ATGACCCTCGTCCTCGCCACCGATGAGACCGGCGGACCGGAAATCTTCGCCAGCGTGCAAGGCGAAGGGCCGAGCGCGGGAATGCCGGTGGCATTCATCCGCCTGTCACGCTGCAACCTCGCCTGCGTGTGGTGCGATACCGCCTATACCTGGCATTTCGATGGCGACGAGCGCCCGCATCGCTCCGGCGAGACCTTCGACCGCAAGGCCAATCAGGTGACGCTGCAAGCCGCCGATGCCGCGCAGCGCATCGCGGCGCTGGGGCAAAACCGTCTGGTCATCACCGGCGGAGAGCCCACCATGCAGGCGGGCAAGCTCGCCGAGATGCTGGAGCATTTGCCGGACATGCGGGTCGAGATCGAGACGAACGGCACGGTGAAACCGCCCGCGCGGCTCGATGTACGGGTGGACCAGTACAATGTCAGCCCGAAGCTGGCGCATAGCGGCAATCCGGCGGAGCTGGCGCTTAAGCCCGACATGCTGGACCACTGGGCCAGCGAACCGCGCGCGTGGTTCAAGTTCGTAATAGCCGCGCCCGGCGATGTGGACGAGGTACTGTCGCTGGTCGAACGCCACGCCATACCGCGCGACCGTGTGTTCCTGATGCCGGAAGGGACGGACAGCGCCACCTTGCGCGAACGAATGGAATGGCTGGTGCCGCTATGCCTGAAGCACGGTTTCCGGCTGAGTGACCGGGCGCATATCCATCTGTTCGGAGATACGCGCGGAACGTGA